DNA sequence from the Glycine soja cultivar W05 chromosome 18, ASM419377v2, whole genome shotgun sequence genome:
ATACCTGCCTTAATATTGAAATTCCTATTGTCATGGATCAACTCTCTTAAAAGTTTAAGCTATTAGGTGAAGATAAGCCAATCTTCGACATGCCCCCCTAGAGCCTGTTAGGGCTTGAAATGCAGACTATGTACTTGCCCACTCTACCTTGAGCAATGGTTATTATGTGATGGaacaagattaattttatatctcTAACACCCTTATTATTAGTTGGGAAGGGTTAGTTCACTagtgaattttgttttgttcttttataatattatagacAGTAAACATAACAAATTATTCTTCAGATATCTCCAGGTGTTTGGTACATTGGTCTTTTCAATGGCATTGGACCTACAAGGACGCAGTCAAAGATGGTAAGGTTTATTGTGCAAATGTTACTTTTatccaaaagaaatatgaacatTCAAAGTGTGTTTCATCACTGTTGAAAAAGTTTGTTATCCTTTACATGCTCTCTTCTAAATACATTTATACACTGGTAGGGCTAATATAATGTTGGCGAAGTTACTACCTTTTTGCAATACTGTGCATAACtaaataaattgtatttttgttttttaatcacGATTTTGGTGGTGGATTTCATTTGTTACTTTTACCCCTTTATTGCCAATTCAGTTGACAACATTTATAAGTTTTAATCAATGTTATTGTAATCTAAAtcatctaaaataataatattgttaataAATACACAATTCAATCTGtgattaattaagttttctgcaaataatactttaaatatataactattGTTTGGAAAAAGAAGATATTgtgattattatttaatttatttttattgtcttaATGATAGAATTTTCAGCCAATGATTTCTGTTCTTCAAGTGAGTCCTCTTTGGAGTAAGATAATTTCCATGTTTCAATGTGGGCGTATACTTGTGATTTTTTTCATTAGGGGCTTGACATTTGAACCAAATTTAATTGTCATTCGCATGAAAAATCAGTGTAACACATAATTTCTTTGTAAACCCACTTTCTTTCAAAGCCAGTGGAAAGATTCTAAATTCAAAAACTTAGAAAGTGGGTTTTAAGGCCAAGAGAATAGATTGCAATTTCCAGAAATGGAGTAGTACTCTGGGCATACAATGTCAGATTGGATAGTAGCTCtaatatttgattatattgttttttgtaTTCGTTCCatgctaaaataaaattctgTAACTTATTTCTATTTGACTCATCCTATCTCTCGTAGCAAAGGTCTTGATGCATTAACCACATATGGATGGATAAACAATTACTTCTCTGTCTCTGCAGATTATCCGTGGTCCATCATTTTCCTTCATTGCTAATATAAGTGTGGAAGCATGCACAAATTCAATGATGAGGGGGGATTTCTGTAACAGTTCAGTTTATCCACTTTCATGTGCAGAATCTGATGTCTCTAATGCTTTGGAAGCTAAAATGAACAAGTCAATGTTGGAAAGTTTGGTGACCTGCAAAAGTAATTTTGAAGCTTTTTGTGTTCATGAAGGCATGCCAAACTTCTTCTCCCTGGATATTATGAATGTGGCAGAAGAAATTATCATTACGGCAGCAAATATCAGATTCAATGTTAGTCGATCAAATGATATTAGTTTAATGTGTTTTGTCCGCCATGGTGCAATGCCTTCTGTGACTTCGAATGATTATAACATTAATATTGCTAAAGGCCCACTGGTTATTCATTCACCATTAATTGGCCGTTGGTACATTAGTATAGTGCCAGTCAATCTTACAAAGACTCAGGATAACAGTGTAAGAGTTTGCTATTCAGTGGAATCTCAAGTGCTTCAATGCCCACTTGGGAAAGCTGGACCAAATTGTACAATGGATAGCTACTTGCTTCAGGTAGTATTCTAATTCTTTGCATGATTCTGTCACCTTAAGAGTGCGTttagatagagaattttaactgagaaaagtaatttattagagaatttgaatttctgtaatctagaattcattgtttggatgtttttttgtgaagaatttaaaattttggaattttaaaacagaattttaaacaactaaaaatctggaatttcaatttccttctaaaaggtgagaaattgaaattctcttcttacagtcttcttcaagaaacaccgtcTGAGTTTGTGGAATATCGATCGGGTGTGAGCGTAAAAgaacacgtataactagcacaccaactatatcttctctttttttttcattcatttttttcaccctcataattttaattttttttatccaaatacaaaattttgaaaataaaagaatttcaattgaagtatttgagattcttagaatttaaaatttctcataattttaaattttcccatccaaacacactctaagagATTTCTTTGTAACATATGACAATGAACTCTAAATTGTGTTCATGTGATATTCCTTGAGTCTACAAAACTGCATTTTAGGCTACAAGTTTTATAGGTAGAATCAGAGTATGATCATATGTATCCATATCTTGTAAATCACAAAAGTAAAAGAACATTAAAGTATTAATATAAACTTTCTGTTAGGCTGTTAGCAAATTATCCACTCTGGCAACATCTGATATGTACACTGGTAGAGATGAATGTAGCATAGGAATGTGAACACCATTTTCACTTATTGGCTTCTTCACTGGGATAAATTTCTTTTTGATATCTTTGAGATTCAAAATACTTTATGCTCAATGCTTAAAGAAAAGGGTTCAAGAGTTTGTTCAGGTTATTAATACTAATATTACtcgtataaaaattaaaatgctgGTGTTTTTCACCAAGGAAGTACTATGTACTACCAACAGGATACTGAAATATTAGTTTTTCTTGGTTGGTTAATACTAAGTGTAGATCAGTTCTATTTCttgatgattaaaaatatttatgcacTGGAATAAATTATTGACAAGATTAGAATGGTTGTCTGCAGACATTTGTAAGGAGAGGTTCAACCCCCTTTGAGTCATATTATTTACCAGTTGTTGGAGGAGCATCGTATGATTCTGCCAATTTCCCTCTCGAGCCACTTTTAGACGACTCATCATACAGTGGAGAACCTGATAACATTTGGACTTACTTTCTTCTGAACATTCCTCGTGGTGCAGCTGGAGGAAATATTCACATACAGCTATCCTCAGATATGAAGATCAGTTATGAAGTGTATGCTAGATTTGGTGGATTACCATCTCTTGATAGCTGGGACTATTATTATGCTAACAAGACAAGGAGGAGTGATCCATCTATGTTTTTCACACTATATGACTCAAGTGATaacaaagttaatttttatattatgtatGCTAGAGAAGGAACTTGGGGTATTGGTCTAAGACATCTTAATACCAGCAGTGATTCCATGAAAGGGCTTACTATCATGTCTATTTCACTTGAGCGATGCCCAAAACGATGCTCCTCTCATGGAGAAtgtaaattttcttttgatgCTAGTGGATTGACATCGTACAGGTTTACCTTTGGCCCTTTGCTTGTTCTTAATTTATCAGTGgtgtttatgttttatttgttttctttatgtTGTTAGACATGAACCAAGAAAGTCCTCGGCGAAGACTTTCTTGGTTCTAGACACCTTGGTAATGATTGAGACACATGGCAAAAAAATCGAATGCCGTATTGTGGACTTTTCTGGTTGCATGTTTTGCAATTGTTCCCCAACTTATTAAGGAGTTgaccattttaaatatttactttttgcTGTCAGCTTCTGCTCTTGTGATCGAAACCATGGAGGCTTCGACTGTAGCATTGAGATTGTAACACATCAAGGTGATTGCTCATTTTTCATATTGACAAAGTTGGTTCATTTTGCTAATATGGTGTACAAATTCCTTAATCCAGttattaaaaatttgtataGGACATGTACGGCAATCAATTTTTCTCATTGTATCAAATGCTGCAGCCATACTTCCTGCCTACTGGGCCCTTCGGAAGAAGGTGGTTCTTTCCCTTTAGTATTGCTACTATTGATAACTCTTATTTCATcatatagatttttttagttgataCAGCACCCATAGTTTCCCCTTTTTTATGGTACAAAACCCACAAATAATTTCCTTTGTGCAGGCATTAGCAGAATGGGTTTTATACACATCCAGTGGGATTTCAAGTGGACTATATCATGCGTGTGATGTAGGAACCTGGTGTGCATTGAACTATAATGTCTTACAGGTTAGAGCTTCACCTCCAGTATTACTCTTTCTGAAAATATATAGAGAATTTTTGGAAGTAGAAATGTTATGCCATTGGCATAGGTGCTACAAACTTAAATAGACCATTGTAATTTGACTATCTAATGGAATGAATTATGCTGTGGAAGCATGAGCCTTGGGCATCAATCATATTTAACATGTATACATGCTTGGATGGATGAGAAGCAAAAAATAGATTTCATAGAATGACCGGTGACCCTAAATACAACATAATACAAAATGGCTATATTTATGTTTCTGAGAATGTAAGTACAATGGCTTTACATATCAATGTTTCAGTTCATGGACTTCTGGCTCTCTTTCATGGCTGTGATTAGCACTTTCCTTTATCTAGCTACCATTGATGAAGTACTTAAGAGAGCAATCCACACAGCTGTTGCTATCCTTACTGCCCTAATGGCTGCAACAAAAGCAACCAGGTACATGAACTAGTAGACTGGCAATTTAGGCACAGCCAACCAACCACTAAAGGTGTTTaagtatttttcatatttatctttGCTGAATTGTGCAGGTCTTCCAATGTTATTCTTGTAATTGTGATTGGTGCTCTTGGTTTGTTTATTGGATGGTTGATAGAAATCTCAACAAAGTATAGGTCCCTTTCCTTTTCAATTGGAATCTCATTTAATTTCTCTCACTGGTAAGTTCTCTGAACTTAGATATAAATTTGTTTCAATAAGATATACAATATTATATTGATTTACAAACAACACAGTAGCAATTGATGgtacaatgaattttttttttataaattttttatgcattccCTGCCTATTCTTGGTTAGTCATTGTTGTGAACCCACCCTTAAGCCCCTCATTGTTGGGGTTGATTGGCATGATCTAGCTCTATGCTACCGTATAGAGTATGTTCCCTAATTCACTCTAGTAAGTTGCCCAAGAGTGTCAAGTTAAATGGATCTAGGATGATTCACTTCTGGAAATGATGCCAAACAAGGTAATTTATGGAGAAAGCTACTGTTGAGATATTGACAGATATTAGCAGATATTAGAGATACTGATCAGATTTCATTGTTTGCCTTGGTTCTTTGCTAGTTTCCTTAGATAGCTCATTCTAGTCCCTAAACTTTAGGTATTGAGATTGTGTAATTcatgtatataaatattatatgtgATAGTAATGTAAATATAACACAATTATTCATTCTCTCAAATATTACATTTATAACTAAATAAGTGATAGTAATGAACTTTAACTGCAGTTTCCAAACTATAAAGCAGTGGCTCTATAATCTTGTCAAGACACTTTTGAGACGGTACCACTGGGCATTTGCCTTGGCTGGTTTTCTTGCATTGGCCATGGCAGCAATAAGCTGGACACTTGAAACCAGTGAAACCTACTGGTTTTGGCATAGGTATTACAAAATTACTACTATCCTCTTTATTTCTCTCTCGTTTCGTCTTCCCTGCCTAATACTACTCTCTTTTGAAATGTTTACAGCATTTGGCATATTACAATATAcacatcttctttcttcttcctttgttcaaAAGCAAATATTGAGGATACTGAGAATCAGCTTCCTACAAATGGAAACTATGAATTGACTCATCAGGATTCACTTCCAAGAACTGGTTAGAATAAAGTAAATGGAATACCGAGTAATGGTTTATGGATACTTGCATAGTGTATACACTCAATCAACACCCTTCATTTATCCCTATCTCTATTTTCTTATCACATCATATTTCTTACTACATCTacacttttctctcttgt
Encoded proteins:
- the LOC114394550 gene encoding uncharacterized protein LOC114394550 isoform X1 — protein: MGFNLILWCHHPNLVLSVLVLFSCSFCLFSANDEVGTGEGETFTVSSFRYPATRLRPFDLRYIRVDLPPWFSALSIALNSDVDLDVSRIERVPMSTLPIICFRDGSPPLPDALNTSLKDSATSGINDLDVERCFPMQKNITMKLTNNQISPGVWYIGLFNGIGPTRTQSKMIIRGPSFSFIANISVEACTNSMMRGDFCNSSVYPLSCAESDVSNALEAKMNKSMLESLVTCKSNFEAFCVHEGMPNFFSLDIMNVAEEIIITAANIRFNVSRSNDISLMCFVRHGAMPSVTSNDYNINIAKGPLVIHSPLIGRWYISIVPVNLTKTQDNSVRVCYSVESQVLQCPLGKAGPNCTMDSYLLQTFVRRGSTPFESYYLPVVGGASYDSANFPLEPLLDDSSYSGEPDNIWTYFLLNIPRGAAGGNIHIQLSSDMKISYEVYARFGGLPSLDSWDYYYANKTRRSDPSMFFTLYDSSDNKVNFYIMYAREGTWGIGLRHLNTSSDSMKGLTIMSISLERCPKRCSSHGECKFSFDASGLTSYSFCSCDRNHGGFDCSIEIVTHQGHVRQSIFLIVSNAAAILPAYWALRKKALAEWVLYTSSGISSGLYHACDVGTWCALNYNVLQFMDFWLSFMAVISTFLYLATIDEVLKRAIHTAVAILTALMAATKATRSSNVILVIVIGALGLFIGWLIEISTKYRSLSFSIGISFNFSHCFQTIKQWLYNLVKTLLRRYHWAFALAGFLALAMAAISWTLETSETYWFWHSIWHITIYTSSFFFLCSKANIEDTENQLPTNGNYELTHQDSLPRTG
- the LOC114394550 gene encoding uncharacterized protein LOC114394550 isoform X2, producing MMKWALVKVKPLLFQASDTLRLGSGPLICAISEDVSRIERVPMSTLPIICFRDGSPPLPDALNTSLKDSATSGINDLDVERCFPMQKNITMKLTNNQISPGVWYIGLFNGIGPTRTQSKMIIRGPSFSFIANISVEACTNSMMRGDFCNSSVYPLSCAESDVSNALEAKMNKSMLESLVTCKSNFEAFCVHEGMPNFFSLDIMNVAEEIIITAANIRFNVSRSNDISLMCFVRHGAMPSVTSNDYNINIAKGPLVIHSPLIGRWYISIVPVNLTKTQDNSVRVCYSVESQVLQCPLGKAGPNCTMDSYLLQTFVRRGSTPFESYYLPVVGGASYDSANFPLEPLLDDSSYSGEPDNIWTYFLLNIPRGAAGGNIHIQLSSDMKISYEVYARFGGLPSLDSWDYYYANKTRRSDPSMFFTLYDSSDNKVNFYIMYAREGTWGIGLRHLNTSSDSMKGLTIMSISLERCPKRCSSHGECKFSFDASGLTSYSFCSCDRNHGGFDCSIEIVTHQGHVRQSIFLIVSNAAAILPAYWALRKKALAEWVLYTSSGISSGLYHACDVGTWCALNYNVLQFMDFWLSFMAVISTFLYLATIDEVLKRAIHTAVAILTALMAATKATRSSNVILVIVIGALGLFIGWLIEISTKYRSLSFSIGISFNFSHCFQTIKQWLYNLVKTLLRRYHWAFALAGFLALAMAAISWTLETSETYWFWHSIWHITIYTSSFFFLCSKANIEDTENQLPTNGNYELTHQDSLPRTG